A window from Leptothermofonsia sichuanensis E412 encodes these proteins:
- a CDS encoding acyltransferase family protein — translation MSPCTSPMKFTKEKTNIAKGVAICLMFLSHLYSFPERLMDGNYYIPLIPSLNAEFHIGNFGNVCVSMFLFLSGYGMFWGQTSSKKSPLIYSLIKIKDFYLTYWIYFLVFVPIGLLFFKNVTLWNSNEIRYSTDLTTFLEGFLGWSPRYNSEWWFVQMFIFLLLFTCPLYITLAKRNPLLLLLTSVSIFLLSLFFKVGYTDINSFTFWQISFAAGMLCASFNFFSSPFVQKIDNFKSIFLLLFIAGFFVVRYRFGARIDFLFMPVFIYSIVRLADGLRLSNILMYLGSYSFPMWLIHSFFCYYYFQNFIYFPRWSPLIFILLTVTSLLTALSIENLRLFLGRSIPFVLFNRE, via the coding sequence ATGTCGCCATGTACTAGCCCCATGAAATTCACAAAGGAAAAGACAAATATTGCTAAAGGGGTAGCGATATGTTTAATGTTTTTAAGCCATCTTTACTCCTTTCCAGAACGTCTCATGGATGGGAATTATTACATTCCCTTAATTCCTTCTTTGAATGCAGAGTTTCACATTGGAAATTTTGGAAATGTTTGTGTTTCAATGTTTCTCTTTTTGTCTGGTTATGGCATGTTTTGGGGACAAACGTCTTCCAAAAAATCTCCTCTAATATACTCTCTGATTAAAATTAAAGACTTCTATCTAACCTACTGGATATACTTTCTGGTTTTCGTACCTATTGGACTTCTTTTTTTTAAGAACGTGACACTTTGGAATTCAAATGAAATTCGTTATTCTACTGACCTCACCACATTTCTAGAAGGCTTTTTGGGTTGGTCACCCAGATATAATTCTGAATGGTGGTTTGTTCAAATGTTCATATTTCTCTTGTTATTCACCTGTCCTTTGTATATTACATTGGCAAAGAGAAATCCTCTTTTGCTTCTTCTAACTTCAGTTTCAATTTTTCTGCTTTCTTTGTTTTTTAAGGTAGGTTATACGGATATTAATAGCTTTACTTTCTGGCAGATATCCTTTGCAGCAGGTATGTTATGTGCAAGCTTTAATTTCTTTTCGTCTCCCTTCGTTCAAAAGATTGATAACTTTAAATCTATTTTTCTCTTGTTATTTATAGCTGGTTTTTTCGTGGTCAGATACAGATTTGGAGCCAGGATAGATTTTCTGTTTATGCCTGTTTTTATATACTCGATCGTTAGACTTGCAGATGGGTTACGGTTATCCAATATATTAATGTATCTTGGGAGTTATTCTTTTCCCATGTGGCTTATCCATTCCTTCTTTTGTTATTACTATTTCCAGAATTTTATTTATTTTCCCAGATGGTCGCCACTTATTTTTATTCTTCTGACTGTCACATCTCTTTTGACCGCTTTATCTATAGAAAATTTGCGGCTCTTTCTTGGCAGATCTATTCCATTTGTATTATTTAACCGCGAATAA
- a CDS encoding glycosyltransferase family 4 protein, which translates to MKVLAIHNYYQQPGGEEQIFNTEATLLQSHGHEVLRYTLSNDQIGQTHPLVLAKRTLWNRAVYQELRSLARQEKPDIAHFHNTFPLISPAAYYALKQEGVPVVQTLHNYRLLCPNALFFRNGRVCEDCLDKSLPLPGIIHGCYRGSRSASAMVAATVSFHSWLDTWNKAVDRFIVYSQFAMSKFIQGGLPAEKLAFKTNFLHPAPPPGRGKGGYALFVGRLSVEKGLGVMLDAWRQLGGRIPLKILGDGPMAGLVTQAMQDMPEIEWLGRKSLEEVYEVLGDAAFLVFPSEWYETFGRVAIEAFAKGTPVVASNIGAIAELVDHERTGLLFRPGDPTDLATQITWLLAHPQTLDQMRQEARTEFEAKYTATENYKQLIKIYQAAINQNN; encoded by the coding sequence ATGAAAGTTTTAGCGATCCATAACTACTACCAGCAGCCCGGTGGGGAGGAGCAGATCTTTAACACCGAGGCAACGCTGCTCCAGTCCCACGGGCATGAGGTATTGCGCTATACCCTGAGCAATGATCAGATTGGGCAAACCCATCCCCTGGTGCTGGCAAAACGAACTCTATGGAATCGTGCGGTTTATCAAGAGTTGCGATCGCTTGCCCGTCAGGAAAAGCCCGACATTGCTCACTTTCATAACACCTTTCCGCTGATTTCTCCAGCCGCTTACTATGCCCTTAAGCAGGAAGGCGTACCCGTTGTGCAAACCCTGCATAATTATCGTCTGCTTTGCCCTAATGCCCTATTTTTCCGAAATGGCAGGGTCTGTGAAGACTGTCTGGATAAGTCGCTACCTCTACCGGGGATTATTCATGGTTGCTACCGGGGAAGCCGCAGTGCCAGCGCTATGGTGGCCGCAACAGTCAGCTTCCACTCCTGGTTAGATACCTGGAATAAGGCGGTTGATCGGTTTATTGTCTACAGTCAATTTGCTATGAGCAAGTTCATCCAGGGGGGCTTACCGGCGGAGAAACTTGCCTTTAAGACCAACTTTCTGCATCCGGCCCCTCCTCCAGGACGGGGGAAAGGAGGGTATGCCCTGTTTGTTGGGCGACTGTCTGTTGAAAAGGGTCTGGGTGTAATGCTGGACGCCTGGCGGCAACTGGGAGGTAGAATTCCGCTCAAAATCCTGGGGGATGGACCAATGGCGGGGTTGGTGACCCAGGCGATGCAAGACATGCCTGAAATTGAGTGGCTGGGGCGCAAATCCCTGGAGGAAGTGTATGAAGTGCTGGGTGATGCAGCATTTCTGGTTTTTCCATCGGAGTGGTATGAGACATTTGGTCGGGTGGCGATCGAAGCGTTTGCGAAGGGCACTCCCGTCGTTGCCTCGAATATTGGGGCGATCGCTGAACTGGTTGACCATGAACGAACCGGACTTCTTTTTCGACCAGGTGATCCCACAGATCTGGCAACTCAGATTACCTGGCTGCTGGCACATCCCCAAACACTCGATCAAATGCGACAGGAGGCTCGAACTGAATTTGAAGCAAAATATACAGCGACTGAAAATTACAAACAGCTAATCAAAATCTATCAAGCTGCAATCAATCAGAACAATTAA